One stretch of Halichoerus grypus chromosome 10, mHalGry1.hap1.1, whole genome shotgun sequence DNA includes these proteins:
- the LOC118522031 gene encoding large ribosomal subunit protein eL39-like has translation MVLDVQKSSHKTFRIKRFLGRKQKQNRPIPQWIWMKTGNKIRHNSKRRHRRRSKPGL, from the exons ATGGTTTTAGATGTCCAAAAG TCTTCTCACAAGACTTTCAGGATCAAGCGATTCCTgggcaggaaacaaaagcagaaccgTCCCATTCCCCAGTGGATTTGGATGAAAACTGGTAATAAAATCAGGCACAACTCCAAGAGGAGGCATCGGAGAAGATCCAAGCCGGGTCTATAA